In Citrus sinensis cultivar Valencia sweet orange chromosome 3, DVS_A1.0, whole genome shotgun sequence, the sequence aggtGTTCATTGAGAGAAGCTGCATTTTTCTAAACCTAGCTAGCTACATAAACAATCAGAGTTACGAATGCAGCGAAAAACGAACAAACTCAGGTCGAGCAATCAATACACCAATATCTATCTATTACGAAGATAGGAGGTTATTAGAGAAAGATTTGTCATTTGGGTCTTATAGAGTCGATTTGCCAGAATCTTTTTTCACATGATTTTGATTCATCAGTAATTGATTTCagcattaataaatataatcatgcatcttcatcatcaccatATCTATACTATAATGACACCTTTTCAAGAGGCTTATTGAGTGATCTTCATGTTCACGATCAACGGATACAGATCAGGGATCAAGAAAAGGAGAATGTGGGGGAAGAGTGATGCAgtggaagtttaatgttcaaaatattctgtTGATTATAGAGAATACtggaataaaaagaaacaaactaaattcatattgattcaaaagaataccaagaatttaaagaatttaacaCTCGTCGATTCCGTAGAATACCAAGAGTTAGCTAAAATCAAATACTCACACAGGGATTTGAAAtctgaaaatattattgaactcgAATCTCGAGTTTATTCcaagaaataatcaataacaagAGAGAAGTTTCAAGGTCAATGGGTTCTTAATGTGGTTGAACCTTTCGTATGtgttcaaacaaataataccACACGTAAAGTAATTAGTATCGGTATTGTAAATGTTAAGATGTTTGATGCGGTAGTTAAAGAACTAACTCAAGTTAAGCATGTTTCTAATTTCAAGAGGAACTTGATTTCTTTAGGAATCCTATATCAAATAGTGTTTGCGGTTAAGGGTGAAAAAAGGACATTAAAGATCATTAAAAGTTTGATGGTGATTATGGAAAGTAGTAAGAATAATGGCTAGCATTTCTTACACGATAATACGTTGTTAGTGAAGTAAGAGTCATTAATCTTAAAGAAAGTAGGAATAAGTTAAGGCACTTAAGACTAGGTCATATGAGTGAAGGAGATTTAAAAGAACTACTAAAGCAGGGGGTGTTTGGTAATGAAAAGATAATGTCTTTGGAATTATGTGAGAATGTACCCTAAGTAAGGCTTTTAGGATAAAGTTTGAAATGTAGTTCAAACTACCAAAGATAACTAGATTACTTacattctcaaaaaaaaaaaaaaaaaactagattACTTACACTCAAATCTGTGCTAGTATGCACAAAAGAATTCTCTAGGTGGTGTTAAATACTTTATGTCTTTTGTTAATGATTTTTCTAGAATGGTTTAGGTTTATGTGAAAGCAAAGATAAAGTGTTTAAGAAGTTTAAAAACTAGAAAACTCTCTTTGAAACTTAGACTAATAGAAATATCAAAGTGCTTAGAACTAATAATGGACTTGAGTATTGTAATAAGTTGTTTAAGGATTTCTGTGCAAAAAAATGGCATTGTGAAGCACAAGACTACTACATACACATCTCAACAAAGATGAACAATACATTAATGGACAAAGTTAGGTGTATGTTGATATGTATAAAACTGCCAAACAAACTTTgagttgaaattttaaacattATATGTTATTTGGTCGACAAAAGTCCTTCAACTACCTTAAACTATAAAACTCCAATGGAGTTGTGGACAGGAAGATTGTTGATTactaaaaactcaaaatttttggTTGTCTAGTCTATTCTCATGTGAAACAAGGAAAACTTGATCCTATAGCTCAAAGAAGCAATTTCTAGGCTACTCTGATGGTGTTAAAGGTTATTGTTTATTGTTACAgatgtcaatgtgcaagtgtacacaacaagtaatatattgATGAGTATATAGATCGTCTCCATAGGAATTGATGTTATAGGATTTGGTACAACAATCTTAATAGTGCATTtcaatctaaattaaaataaaataattaattaaactaatgagctagctaaattaaaaaaagcaaataaaaaaatgcaacaagaaaaatctcttactttaataaagtatgagattagaaaatataaaaaatacatactCCAATGTAGTTTATTTTCTGTTATAGTGTATTGAAATTTGTGTTTTCTACCATTTAACTTACCGGTTACTTTATAAAGTAAGGAATTCCCTTACTAGAGGGACTACGTCACTAGTATTAGAAAGTCACACAATGATAtaatgacaattaaaaatattttcataattttactgtttatttatttcacaatcatacttattatttttctttcattaaatcaAATTGTTCAAATATATCGCATTCTCTATCgctaaaataaagaataatttcatattgtacaattttaataatttatattataaacttatttattctcattcttttattaaatacatGTATTTTTACTAAGCGATTTAATGCATCGTtgctctgtgtgtgtgtgtttgcaCGCGTGTGTGTTGTTTACTCTTTTATATGAACTGTCATtcacacaaatattttatatttatcataaattcataaactaaTCTAAGATAACATTAACAACCTgatttatgtttaaattttaattgcttatattctttttaaatcaattatcTTTTTTAGATTATTCGATTAATGTCCCCGTGCTTCGATGTATAagacattaaaattagttgCGATCACTTGGAGTGAAGGCAGAGGCGGCACATGGTCCAGGTCATCACTCACATAAAATAACGCAATCCGATAGAAGTAAATGTTAACGTTATGCTTAGCTTGACAGATAGATAAACAAATAGTAAACGAGATCGACAAACACgtgaataataaataacaccattattaattaattagtgaaCTATTTTGATACCCAGTGGTTGCGACGAAGCAGCTTCTCTCGAGCTAGCTGtataaaaatgaagagaaaagaaaattaaccctGATCAGGTAGTTGAATCATTAATTGCTGTATTATACTTTATCCATCATCTGCCTACCAAAAATGCAGAACAAAATTATTCCAGAGGCGAGTGGGAGTGGGCAGCAGATTCATACTCAGTCGGACGATGGTTATGAAAAAACAATGCTCTGCTTTATAAAGGAAGCTGGGCATCGCGAAGGTACGGCGTCGCAAGATCAAAACGTGGTGGAGGCGCCTGATACCCAACCGCCGCCGGCGAAGAAGGACAGGCATTACAGGGGCGTGAGGAGGAGACAGTGGGGAACGTATGCGGCAGAGATAAGAGACTCTAATCCTAAGAAAAAGGGCGCAAGAGTTTGGCTTGGGACATACAAGACCCCTGAGGGTGCAGCGTTGGCTTATGATAGGGCCGCTTTCAAAATGCGCGGCTCAAAAGCTAAGCTTAATTTTCCCCACCTCCTTGAATCTGTGTGTAATGATGAGTCTTCTTCTTCGACAGAACGGTCCCGAGACCAAGCGGAGAAAGAGCTACAACGACACGTACTGAACACGGATGCTCTCATCTGATCTAGTTCTAGCTTGCGAGATTAATCAGTCATATACCATTTATGAACGATGGACCCTCTTTTTGTCTTATTCATCTTAATgcgagggaaaaaaataataaagaaataaataaatgaaaatgaagtaGAAGAACCCAGATTCCAAATGAACaaattgaaacttgaaaagGATCTTTCTTATTCTCGAAAAATAAGGggcaattttaattttgttttatttgaatattataagTATGAATTTTAGTCCATATTACTACTCTTCAGAAGAAAAGAGGCAatcccattttttttaaaaaaaaaaaattaccgaGTAGTCCCAGTCGGGAACAAATTACGTAAGTTGATGtcacttgaaaattttgtaaataatacgTACTGTTCAcagattataattttatacgTATGCTTAAGAGAATCAAATCAGAAATCGCGTTGGAGACTGGAGatccaataaataaatggaaattgCTTTCTGAACcacatataattataaatacaaataaccaACGATTAGGGCTCACTACATCTCATCTTATTGATAAGAGGTAATTGATTTCCTCATTTATGATGTTAAATAaagagattttgtttttttttttttttttcatgttacaaaatcaaaaacctTGCTAAGTTCATCATATAACTATATGAATTATTAgtctttttcaatttgttaatATCTACAAACTGctgtataaatttttttgtacaGTCCAAAGTGGTGACTTACCTAATATTTAAGCATTGGTTTACgtgtaatatattaaatattagttaATAAGTGAAAGcagttaatgaaaataattatgtaaattctTTGATGCTCTAACCAACCAATCCATTGATGATATGTAAGCtcaaattgttaaaaaaaaaaaaaaaaaaaaaagtcgtacgataatttgtaatatatctTATTGTTCACTAAGAAATAGATGGttacatatttaatttgttcaataTGAAATCAACCGTTACATATTTAATTCCTTTTAGTTCAATAACTTACTCTTGTCTGTTGAATCTTCCCATGTTTCAGAATCATAAATCGATAAAACTCAACAGCCACTTAATTAAAAAGCAACACATTATTATGCTTTCATAATTTGGGTTTAGGCCAtctatttatctttttatttgaggGGGTGGGATGGGAGTATGCTTCGATggattttaagaaataaaagttaaataataaaaataagaaataatgcTTATACCGTGCACGGTCGAAGCATGTGgggtataataataaaaaggaaaatgatcaaTCACTAACCCTAAGTTTTCTCAATGCTCGATGAAATTCttaaaactttgaattttttcacGCAGTCCCAGTTGAGGCACAGTTGCAGCAATTTCTCAAGGACATAATGAGTCAAGAGGAGTAATTGCAAAAATCTAGTTTAAGCaaacaagaataaataaaGACAACCAATtgcaaatcaatttaaattcgGAATAGAACATGCTGAGAAAAATGAGATGCATTAATGCCTATAATGTTATAAAAACCATTCTCATCACAGCATCCACATCGACCactttaataaagaaaattacaaagtcGAGTACCTAAATCtactaatgaaaatttttttagccGCATGACAATATCGGTTCTTACTCTTGCTAActcaatagaaataaaaatgggTTCTAGAAAGGTCATCGACTCTCAGATATCAGCGTCAACAATGAAATTCACTATCAAAGAGGATAGCCTTGTCCCAAGAGCATAAACCATCTAGTTGTTGGATTTTGCCATGAGCAAAAATGTAGCAAGTCACCTAATACAATAAGTCCCACATTCTACATTTGTCTTCAGGATAACGGATGTCGCCTCCTGCATCTTCCCATTTGACAAGTCAAAAGCAACTTAAAAGGCAATAATTGATGTCCAAATGACTAACTACTAACAAGCCCAACTCCGTAACCATATAATATTGACCTCCAAGTTCCAACTTTTTGAGTTGGAAGCTCTCGATAAAACATAATTCTTAGAGACAAATTTGTAAAGCAAAGGCACATTAAATTACCTCTTGGGCCGGCCACGATCTTCCTCATAATCCATCACTCCACCAGGTTCAGAGTAGATCTCCTCGTGCCCTCGGCAGTCAACGTCGGCCTGCTTACAGTGTGTAACTTCTGCCACAATGTAAGTAAGACACATCGACCAACAGATCTCGGCATTTGAATAGTTCTAAGCCCAAATTTGTGAgtaaaatgttcaaaataaaaagctCTCCATCTCCTCCTCTCATTTGACCGGCACACAGGAAAGAGCACCTAACTGCCCTTCCcccaaccccccccccctaaccccccccccccccgcggCCGcccccaaaaattaaaaaaaaattcgagAGGCTGAgaagaggaaaataaaagttacagtTGCAAAAGTATCATTCAGTATGCATAAAGTTCCCATCTGGTTCTTTACAAAAGCATTCAAAGAGGATAACCCATTGGTAAAGAGAAGCAACATACTATGTGTAATAAATCCTTGGcataatatagaaaaataactaGTGAATCCATCACCCCAAcctttgaaaaatgaaaacaaaaacaaaaaaaaattccctcCAACTCTCATCGCCAGGCAACGAGTCCTTTCTCAGAATCAACATTCACAATGACCCCACATTGCAtcaaagaactaaaaattgcACAATATGGAATTCTGCTACTAAAAGCTCATGTAGGATTGACagacaaaatattaataaataaattatgacatATTTTGTTTCTGTCTAGCcaatcaatttatatatatgttatcaCTGTTCAATAAACTGAATTCAACAGACCTTGTGCGAGAGGGACTTCTTTGCTTCTTCCACCTTTTCCTCAAGATCCTTCCGGTGTTTCTTGTCCATTTCATTCATACTATCTGcccattttatcttttcttggATTGATATTAGAAGATTGTCAGATGTAGTCAGCCTAGATTTACATTATACAGAGATGTTAGATACAAAGATCCATCAGATTGTTCAAAAAGATACTGTATGATAacattttttacattttgcaGAAGGAAAGCTGAATAAAAGTTATGCCTCAAAATCAAATGGAACATCACTTGAGTTCAACTTGCCAGTCAAATTAAGCAAATACTAAGCAGTTGCCTcagaaatcattaaaaaaataatcatcaacagaaataaattaaaagcaatATGATACAAAATTATAGCATCATCTTTACATGCTAATAATATCAAGGTCAGAGGTGTAACAGGATTTTCTGTAATTGTTCACATGGTAAAATTCTTGGATGCAAATCAATAgtcattttttaacaaaataaagccAAGAACacagaattattttaaagGCATTTGAATCAGAAACTTTACCAATTTGATAGGGTTTGAATCATACTCCCAAGCTGTCCAGGCCTCAGATCTCTTCCAGCTGCAAATTGGACCTACATCCAACAACAAGCAGTAGAGACTAGTCGAATCTGATACCAATTAGAAGAAGTCAAAGCCTAACGAGGACAGTGCATACCTCAAAGCATCTTCGCAACTGATCCAGCTTTCCTCTCACTATGCCCTagcagaaagaaagaaaataaaaactggtCAGACCATCAGACCATCTGCCCATTCCTCATTTCTTCCATATTTCCAGCAATAGTAACCCGACTTTCCTCCCCCTCAAGACAGAAAAGCAGTGTATATATTTCCAGAATGAAGAACTTACTGAAAACAAAGAGCTCTAAATAACCATAATGTGGTTGaagtcattaattaaattactcaggaaaaaaaaaaagatttcaaagaaaatgatacATGAAATTTGAAACACCATTTGGATCATGCatcaaacataacaaaaaatagGACAATTCTTCCACATGTAAACAGAATACAAATGGCAAACCCTCTTTTCGATCAATGAAGATGcttttaacaaaatgaaaaatatgctAAGACAAAGCTAATTGGGGCACAAATGCTCACAACAGAAGAATACTTACTGTATACATGCACtcattaataagaaaatcttCAAGTTCTCGTACATTTGTAACATCTAACTCttccatcaattcatcatagggTAGCACCTAAAAGAGGAAATCcccaccccaaaaaaaaggcatGTCAGTTAAGatataagaaagaataactgcaAAAGAGAGATCAAtatagaagttaaaaaaatatacaaaataggTCAGGATGTGCTCAAAAGAGATATCAATATTATGATTGTAAGATAGGAATACGGTTAAAATCAGATAAGGTTTGACCTTCAAGTAAACAACATTGCGTATGCATATACATAAAAGTCTAAAATAACAGGaatgttaactttcaaaccTTTGTGAATAAATACAATACAAGGGCTTAGAAGTATGAGCCATAAAATTCCTTAACGTCATAACTCCAACTCTATGCCATATAAAATATCCAGTATATCAACATAATGCAAATAAAATGATCCAGTCACatccaattttcattttcactcCAACTAGGACAGGAATCTGTAAAAATTATCAGGCGACTCAAAGAGACACAATATTGATTGTCATTTTGACAGCAAATACTAGAAAAAGACAATCTAAGACAGCCCAGAAATTGACAGCTCAAGTCGTGCTCAAGTGCGGATGCCCACATTAATTTTCATGCGGACTCGGGAATCTACAATGTCGTAAAAGATTTTTTACTTGTGACCGTATCAATTTAGGAAAGTAGGCTTAAGCTTGAGAGCTTGACCATATCAATTTACTTGGAGGAACAGTACCTTGTTCGTCTCAGCCAGTGTAAGCACAGTAAGCTGCTTCAGCTTGAGGACTTGATCAGGAACCAATTGTGGAAGATGGCCAGCATTATCTATAAATCAAACAGATTCAACTGTCAAAATCTCACCATAAAATGCCTTACAGAGCATAAAGGAAAAACATAAAAGGAAGACCAAGGATGCGACGACAAAAGTAACccctaaatttattttctcaaaaaagtTAGTTAGAAACAAATTCTTAAGTCCTGTTGACTCTCCACGTCACATCTGATAAACGAATAAGCATTATGAACATATAACCGAATAACTGAAAAGTGTTAAGTAACAAAGAGAAATATAGATTGAACGAATGAAAATTAGAACGCTTACTTTTGTAATCACTCCAAGTCCCATGTGCAAACAATCGAAGCATGTCAAGGTATTTAGAGTTTTCAGTTCCCTCAAACTGCACAAGTTATGTAGtcaaaaccataaaaaaaaaaacactaaaatCATATTGTAATTAGTACCGAGTATAAACCATATAAcgaatattaatttcatttcctAATCATTTCCTCTACTTTCTCAAAGACCAAAACAGAAGGTAAACTTCTTATAAAACCACATAATTTAATCTCTAACTCAATCAACACAAAGTTTATGTATGTGTGCGTgtaacataataaagaaattaatgaatCTATAAAACCCTAAAAGAGTTGCACATTTCATTTACTTCGGCAATATTGGGAACGGCGAGAATCTCAGAGAAAGCAAAGAGCGAGGGTTGTGAAGTGGCTTCGACGATAACGGAGCCGAGAGCCGCGCCCTTCTGATTCGAAGCTTGCTTTACAAAGTGATCGATTAGCTCTGCTTGTCTTTGTTCGATGTCCATcttaaaatatgattaaatctACAGCGAGAATGAGTTTTTAGGTCATAAAGAAAACGCAAAAAAGGAAAGTTAGGGTTTCGAGTTTCTTCTCTATTAAACTGAACGGATCTTTAAGGTTTCGAATCTGTTTGTTTGCAAAAGTGAGATTAGATGAGAGATGGATGATGCCTGTGGAAAAAGTTTAATTCTGGTTGGCACCATCGTTTGTAGAGGCTTTTTACAGGGTATCAAGGTGTCAGTGCTACCAAGCGCGGTAACAAATGATGTGGCAAGATCTCACATCATCGCCATCGATACCgcttttttaaaacaatcaaattattgcaattaattaaaaacaaagtacatatttgaaaattgtctTTATTATTGACTAAAAAATCGTTTAAATTCATTGAACAAATCAAAGAACAACTCATTTTAGCggttgaatttaaaataaaaagaattcagAATTCTCAAATACAGCCACTATGTGTCTAAACTTTTACCACTACTAATTattgcaattaattaaaaacaaagtgcatatttgaaaattgtttttattattgacTAAAAATCCGTTTAAATTCATTGAACAAATCAAAGAACAACTCATTTTAGCggttgaatttaaaataaaaagaattcagAATTCTCAAATACAACAACTATGTGTCTAAACTTTTACTACTAGTAATTTGTCTCGCTCAGTTTGAGAAATGGACTCTAGGAACTGGGCAAGTTTTGCTGATTATGGGCCTAATACTGGAGCGACGCGAGCGCCTTTCGACCCAAATTTATAGGCGCCAGCGTGCTTGTGACTCACGTTACCTGAGCTAAAATTCACCAACAGAAATGTGCCACGTCGACAACACTGCCTATGAGTGGTTGCTTTTGTATACGAGCATGTTGGTGCAAATACCACTTAGACTCCGTTTGGtacaacttattaaatagaaCTTATAACAATAAAGTTTATAGGAGTAGAGCTTATACTAATAGTacttttggacaaaaagtcaTTAGGTGTTTGGCTGTCAATTAAAAAGCTTTTTTTAACcattaaattgtttgattGTGTAAAACTAAAAGCGTTTTTGTGTagttaaattaccaaaaaggatatgtattcataattatataacatGTAACAAAATGCATTATCCAAGCtatcaattaataagaaaaaatcagTTCAATCATTtctataattttcaaaattaaaaattgcatCATTGATGTATTCtcccaaataaataaaattatcaaaattacatgGCATGCTCCTCACCAAAAACGTTGGCTATGACTATGATTGCTCTCTCAAGTGTTGGGTATGTGTAGGGATTGCAAAATTAAAGTGTtgcctattttttttttttaaagagagaaaaagtgAAGTGGCGGCAATAATTTTCGTTGGGTATGTGTTATACAAAATATGGTACTATGTAATTAGTGAAATATGTCaaggatattttagatattatatatttttttgaaaaactcTCTAACCTCTACTctcaaaaactcaaattttgggtttttgctagtagaggtaaattagcttatttaagttaaaaaaaaaactctatttaaaaaataaccaaacacaataaaaaattttaaaaagtgcttataaaattaaataagcacttatacCTCTTAAATAAGTCATACCAAACAAACACTTAGTGTCTCGCATAAATGACGACTTTTGGAGAGAGATCCTCTCCgtatttgagttcttataaGTTTTTAAAGGTTATATACCATTCGTTTTTAGTTATAATGTATAAATAGAaccataaattatttatagtgATTGAAAATGGTATGCGGTTTGttgattgttaaataataaattaaaaaagtaatattttaataaaaataaaaatataatatattataatacaattggatattaaatttaatatattttaatacaatacCATCATGTTGACACTGATATCGTGCTTTACACGAAAAGCACTTAAAGTGAGCgaaataattgattaaaattctCTAATATTATATTGTGGAAAACTTCAATTGGTGATTAGTAGTTAATAAGTAAAGTATatcaaattattcatttatcaaTACAACTAGGGGATACGATATCCTCATCGTGATGGTTAGTTGCAATTCCACTAGTGGATTAGATCCAAAGATgataattctaatttaaaatgaagagAGTTTTGTGTAATACAAATCTAGACTCGAAACTCAAACGTTTTAGTCGTTAAAGTAATAAAGTAACATAgcatttgtgtttttttttttttatctaaaatttgaatttggttgGAATATGAATTTGTCTGAATGCATATATTTGAgtgacatttttatttttattttttaacatctGAATATAAGTGTTAAgttatttgttttctaaaaAAGATAATTGTTTCCTAAAAAGATAATGTCTAAATATGATAATGTATACcttaataaatcataaaaaaatatttgacacatatatattttttgacattaataTATGATACTTATACTATCATGTTTAGtatattagattatattttcttgctaattacattaaaaaattattttatcttttgaatcgaaattaatgcattaaataaaattcataatctattataaaaattgtaattacaaatacaaatagatgaacatattataaaatacattcaCCTAAAgtcttattttgtttaaaattctcattaacaaaaaaataataatagttaaacaGTAATTACAAAGGAAAgggataattaaaaaaatgataaaaagataatctatataataagaaatatataccttcaataaaagtattaaaaagagagaatataaaagttttattcaaatattttcattcagaTAAAAGTTAATGTTTAACGTTTTTATTTAGActtaaaagttttataacCAGATATAagttatagaaaataaataaattaagaacttTATATgtctgaaaatatttaaaatttagacttaagaaaaaaaaaaaacctaagaAAAGTTGAGAATTGAAAAGGCTGAAGGATTGTTTCTGTAAATTTCcctaataatataatattgcGAGGTCGTTTGGCGCGGATGATGGTACTCAACAAGGGTCGAGACAAACACGCCCTAATAAAGCCAACGGCGCCGTTTCGCAGTCTTACGTTTGAGCCTCAAAAATTCGAAAGAAGAATTTTGATCGCTGTCCTCTGAACACCTCGAATCGCCTCTCGCAAACGGTTGTTTGAATATGGCCTATCCCGTTGCTGATTCACAAAGTAATAAAGCTGCCGTTCAAGCCACAAACGACGACGCTTCTGCAAGTAAACTGTGCGTGCTCCTCCTctccctttctttctttatttttcttttgttccttAACTTATTTCTTGTTAAGTTTCTTTATCCGTTGTTTGCTTGTCAGTAAAAGATTAGAAATATAATCTTTCGTTCTTTCGTTATGGAGAAACGGTATTAGTTGTATACCGAGACTCAACAGACTCAATGAGTTGAATAAGCTTGGTTGCTTCGAGATTCAGTGCACAAGCATATTCAACCGATTCTATATTCGTTCATGTGAAGGAATGATTTGCAAACGATCTCTTCGTATTTCTTCTAGTTGTACGATATTAGTGCTATATATTTGGAGATATTACCTATTAATTTTGGCGTATTGTATGTTTTGAAGATCATGTGTGAAGAAGGGATATATGAAAGATGATTACATCCATTTATTTGTAAGAAGACCTGTGAGGAGATCTCCCATAATCAACCGAGGTATGAGTTAGTTACCTAGAAAAATATCAGAGTTGAACATTTCAGCTTGCAAGGTATTCTTGGATTTGATTGTTCTTTCCCATGTTTAAAGGTTACTTTGCTCGTTGGGCTGCTCTTAGAAGGCTTCTCTATCAGTTTCTTGATTGTGGAAGTGACGGTGATAAAAAATGTCATACAAAGAAGCAAATATTATCACTCGGAGCTGGCTTTGATACCacatattttcaattgcaGGTGCTTGACCCCTACCTCCCTTCCATATTTGTGTGGTTCTTGTAACAGTTCTCTGAAATTCTGTGGGAAATATTTCTCCAGTCCATTTActgacttaaaaaaaaaaaaattctgatcTACAACTTTTATTTTGACAGGCTGAGGGAAAAGCGCCGCATTTATATGTAGAACTGGATTTCATAGAGGTGTGAGTTTGAATATTTAGAGACTTTATTTTGGGTTCAGTTGGAAATTTGCTTATGTTTATTGTATGGCTATGTGTTGTCTGTTGGGTCAAGTCTTAAAAGTTATAGAGTGGGACTGAAACTTCCAAGCATCACTAGCTATCCAACAGCAACTTTGTTTTGTCTGCATGATGGTGTTTCTTACTTTTATAGCACACAAGAAATTTAAGTAatgtgttatttttattatcatgtaACTAATATGAACAAATGTCTGCAGGTAACTAGTAAAAAGGCAGCACTTATT encodes:
- the LOC107174722 gene encoding ethylene-responsive transcription factor 13-like, whose product is MQNKIIPEASGSGQQIHTQSDDGYEKTMLCFIKEAGHREGTASQDQNVVEAPDTQPPPAKKDRHYRGVRRRQWGTYAAEIRDSNPKKKGARVWLGTYKTPEGAALAYDRAAFKMRGSKAKLNFPHLLESVCNDESSSSTERSRDQAEKELQRHVLNTDALI
- the LOC102628457 gene encoding COP9 signalosome complex subunit 7 isoform X1; its protein translation is MDIEQRQAELIDHFVKQASNQKGAALGSVIVEATSQPSLFAFSEILAVPNIAEFEGTENSKYLDMLRLFAHGTWSDYKNNAGHLPQLVPDQVLKLKQLTVLTLAETNKVLPYDELMEELDVTNVRELEDFLINECMYTGIVRGKLDQLRRCFEVQFAAGRDLRPGQLGSMIQTLSNWLTTSDNLLISIQEKIKWADSMNEMDKKHRKDLEEKVEEAKKSLSHKADVDCRGHEEIYSEPGGVMDYEEDRGRPKRCRRRHPLS
- the LOC102628457 gene encoding COP9 signalosome complex subunit 7 isoform X2, with the protein product MDIEQRQAELIDHFVKQASNQKGAALGSVIVEATSQPSLFAFSEILAVPNIAEFEGTENSKYLDMLRLFAHGTWSDYKNNAGHLPQLVPDQVLKLKQLTVLTLAETNKVLPYDELMEELDVTNVRELEDFLINECMYTGIVRGKLDQLRRCFEVQFAAGRDLRPGQLGSMIQTLSNWLTTSDNLLISIQEKIKWADSMNEMDKKHRKDLEEKVEEAKKSLSHKADVDCRGHEEIYSEPGGVMDYEEDRGRPKRRRHPLS
- the LOC102628457 gene encoding COP9 signalosome complex subunit 7 isoform X3 — encoded protein: MDIEQRQAELIDHFVKQASNQKGAALGSVIVEATSQPSLFAFSEILAVPNIAEFEGTENSKYLDMLRLFAHGTWSDYKNNAGHLPQLVPDQVLKLKQLTVLTLAETNKVLPYDELMEELDVTNVRELEDFLINECMYTGIVRGKLDQLRRCFEVQFAAGRDLRPGQLGSMIQTLSNWLTTSDNLLISIQEKIKWADSMNEMDKKHRKDLEEKVEEAKKSLSHKKLHTVSRPTLTAEGTRRSTLNLVE
- the LOC102628457 gene encoding COP9 signalosome complex subunit 7 isoform X4, which translates into the protein MDIEQRQAELIDHFVKQASNQKGAALGSVIVEATSQPSLFAFSEILAVPNIAEFEGTENSKYLDMLRLFAHGTWSDYKNNAGHLPQLVPDQVLKLKQLTVLTLAETNKVLPYDELMEELDVTNVRELEDFLINECMYTGIVRGKLDQLRRCFEVQFAAGRDLRPGQLGSMIQTLSNWLTTSDNLLISIQEKIKWADSMNEMDKKHRKDLEEKVEEAKKSLSHKLHTVSRPTLTAEGTRRSTLNLVE